Proteins co-encoded in one Ruegeria sp. YS9 genomic window:
- a CDS encoding TadE/TadG family type IV pilus assembly protein, protein MSVFRNVKNRIKAFKQDESGILTVEAIMIFPLLLWTITFTFTAFEGFRQSASNLKAAYTVSDLISRESAAVTDVYIDSLHELMGEMINNRSEVRMRVSLIRFDETDDRHYVDWSTVRGYDTEWNDNNIQEIANRLPPMPDQDTVILVETSNEYIPQFKPGWDLATGINFQNFIFTRPRFSTKVACNLVRPPVVCVDNGA, encoded by the coding sequence ATGTCTGTGTTCAGAAACGTGAAAAACCGCATCAAGGCCTTCAAGCAGGACGAAAGTGGCATTCTGACTGTCGAGGCCATCATGATCTTCCCGCTGTTGCTGTGGACGATTACATTTACGTTCACCGCATTCGAGGGGTTTCGTCAAAGCGCGTCAAACCTGAAGGCCGCCTATACGGTCAGCGATCTGATCTCACGTGAATCGGCCGCTGTGACGGATGTCTACATCGACTCACTTCACGAACTCATGGGCGAAATGATCAACAACCGGTCTGAAGTGCGCATGCGTGTCTCGCTGATCCGGTTTGACGAGACTGACGACCGCCATTACGTGGATTGGTCGACCGTGCGCGGCTATGACACGGAATGGAACGACAACAACATCCAGGAAATCGCAAACCGCCTGCCGCCAATGCCGGATCAGGACACGGTCATTCTGGTGGAAACGTCCAACGAGTATATTCCCCAGTTCAAACCCGGTTGGGATCTGGCGACCGGCATTAACTTTCAGAACTTCATCTTCACCCGTCCCCGCTTTTCCACCAAGGTCGCCTGCAACCTAGTGCGCCCTCCGGTCGTCTGCGTGGATAATGGCGCTTAG
- a CDS encoding Glu/Leu/Phe/Val dehydrogenase has product MTGIQEPSFRESVDLMFNRAAALMELPPGLEQKIRVCNATYTVRFGVRLRGEIHTFTGYRSVHSEHMEPVKGGIRYATAVNQDEVEALAALMTYKCALVETPFGGSKGGLCIDPRKYEEHELEQITRRFAYELAKRDLINPSQNVPAPDMGTGEREMAWMADQYARMNTTDINARACVTGKPLNAGGIAGRVEATGRGIQYALREFFRHPEDVQKAGLSGKLDGKRVVVQGLGNVGYHAAKFLSEEDGSSIVGIIEWDGALYNPDGIDVEAVRQWIVKHGGVKDYPDATHSAEGASVLEAECDILIPAALEGVINLSNAERIKAPLIIEAANGPVTAGADEVLRKKGTIIIPDMYANAGGVTVSYFEWVKNLSHIRFGRMQRRQEEARHELIVSELERLDRYLGDAWSMSPDFKAKYLKGADELELVRSGLDDTMRIAYQSMREVWHSRDDVEDLRTAAYIVAIDRVAKSYRAKGL; this is encoded by the coding sequence ATGACCGGCATCCAAGAACCAAGCTTTCGCGAGAGTGTTGACCTGATGTTCAACAGGGCGGCCGCCCTGATGGAACTGCCGCCGGGGCTGGAGCAGAAGATCCGGGTTTGCAACGCGACCTACACCGTTCGGTTCGGTGTACGCCTGCGCGGCGAGATCCATACCTTCACTGGGTACAGGTCCGTCCATTCCGAACATATGGAGCCGGTCAAAGGCGGCATTCGCTATGCTACTGCGGTGAACCAGGATGAGGTCGAAGCGCTGGCTGCGCTGATGACGTACAAGTGTGCTCTTGTCGAAACACCGTTCGGCGGATCGAAAGGCGGGCTTTGCATCGATCCGCGGAAATACGAAGAACACGAACTGGAACAGATCACGCGACGCTTTGCCTATGAGCTTGCCAAGCGGGATCTGATCAACCCGTCGCAAAACGTTCCGGCACCCGACATGGGCACGGGCGAGCGCGAGATGGCCTGGATGGCCGACCAATACGCGCGGATGAACACCACCGACATCAATGCGCGTGCCTGTGTGACCGGTAAGCCATTGAACGCAGGTGGCATTGCCGGGCGGGTCGAGGCGACCGGACGCGGAATCCAATACGCTCTGCGCGAGTTTTTCCGTCACCCTGAAGACGTCCAGAAGGCTGGCCTGTCGGGCAAGCTGGATGGAAAGCGCGTCGTGGTGCAGGGGCTCGGCAACGTGGGCTATCACGCTGCGAAGTTTCTGAGCGAGGAAGACGGTTCAAGCATTGTCGGTATCATCGAATGGGACGGTGCGCTCTATAACCCGGATGGTATCGACGTCGAAGCCGTCCGCCAGTGGATCGTCAAGCATGGCGGCGTCAAGGATTATCCGGACGCGACTCATTCAGCGGAAGGCGCAAGTGTTCTGGAGGCCGAGTGTGACATCCTGATCCCGGCTGCCCTGGAGGGTGTCATCAATCTGTCCAATGCGGAACGGATCAAGGCTCCTTTGATCATCGAGGCCGCGAATGGCCCGGTCACCGCTGGCGCGGATGAGGTTCTTCGCAAGAAAGGCACCATCATCATCCCGGATATGTATGCCAACGCAGGCGGTGTGACGGTGTCTTATTTCGAATGGGTCAAGAATCTCAGCCACATTCGTTTCGGCCGGATGCAGCGCCGCCAGGAAGAGGCGCGACATGAACTGATCGTCAGCGAACTGGAGCGGCTGGACCGTTATCTGGGTGACGCGTGGTCGATGTCGCCGGACTTCAAGGCCAAATACCTCAAAGGTGCTGATGAGCTTGAACTGGTGCGCTCGGGCCTCGACGACACGATGCGTATCGCCTACCAGTCGATGCGTGAAGTGTGGCACAGCCGCGACGATGTCGAAGACCTGCGAACTGCGGCCTATATCGTGGCGATCGACCGCGTGGCCAAAAGCTATCGCGCCAAGGGGCTCTGA
- a CDS encoding TadE/TadG family type IV pilus assembly protein: MIRKSLTKLRTFQRSESGNATIEFVMIIPFFLAFIGIGGEMSLITTKHAALERGVDLVVRDIRLGTGTNWSHDVIKDRICDISGIKNCKTNLRLQMLRQNAFNGIVLSDEIPCTDSSEDPKPVLDFKSGASNELMILRACLRIDPVLESSIIANTVVDESGHYAVTATTAFVQEPR, encoded by the coding sequence ATGATCCGCAAGTCACTGACAAAACTCCGTACTTTCCAGCGATCCGAGTCCGGGAACGCGACGATCGAATTTGTCATGATCATTCCGTTTTTCCTGGCATTCATTGGTATCGGTGGAGAAATGTCACTGATCACCACCAAGCACGCCGCGCTGGAACGTGGTGTTGACCTGGTCGTTCGGGATATTCGTCTGGGCACAGGCACCAACTGGAGCCACGATGTAATCAAGGACCGGATTTGCGACATTTCCGGTATCAAGAATTGTAAAACCAACCTGCGGCTGCAAATGCTCCGCCAGAACGCATTCAATGGCATCGTGCTTTCGGACGAAATACCCTGCACTGACAGTTCCGAAGACCCCAAACCAGTGCTCGACTTCAAAAGCGGGGCCTCAAACGAGTTGATGATTTTGCGTGCCTGCCTGCGTATCGATCCGGTTCTGGAAAGCTCGATCATCGCAAACACGGTTGTCGACGAAAGCGGCCATTATGCAGTGACCGCAACGACCGCATTCGTGCAGGAGCCACGGTAA
- a CDS encoding Tad domain-containing protein has protein sequence MIIFSLQNDGSKPKHKISRLRLFSREEDGTFTIFTLLILILMLAITGMAMDLMTYERDRASLQSTLDRAVLAAADLDQKLPPKDVVDAYMEKAGLGHLEKTVTVTEGFGSRKVAATANAVVPTRFMRFGKVTELNMKAASTAIESIGSVEISLVLDMSGSMSRSSATAGKSKIDVLKTAAKGFVTKMLEESGETKISMSIVPYATQVNAGQDILDKFTNVTSEHNYSHCVNFTSGQFGSATLDPTTFFQRTGHFDPWRYTQATVNGRTTDGEPPAYLVCPVRTGSEITAVTDNVQYLHNRIDALTASGNTSIDVGMKWGVGMLDPSFKPVINALATENKVPAKFANRPEAYDSDVLKVVIVMTDGKNTSQYMLDPSVRSGQTDVWFNPEFEHADGSKGEYSIRYYHDPQGNNPDRWVWMQHTEENGNYVTAEHPFGNPPNENPTNEEVGTATRLSYPELFNRASLWWNAKNNFYWQSNHENNWYYSLRKSVGSSTKNARTASICGAAKDKGVIIYGIAFEAPTSGLNTIRSCASSDSHVHNVAGLDLDKAFTAIASSIRKLRLTQ, from the coding sequence ATGATAATTTTCTCGCTTCAGAACGACGGCTCGAAGCCGAAACACAAGATTTCCCGGTTGCGGCTGTTTTCCCGAGAAGAAGACGGCACTTTTACGATATTCACCCTGCTCATTTTGATCCTGATGCTGGCAATCACCGGAATGGCGATGGATCTGATGACGTACGAGCGCGACCGGGCCAGCCTGCAATCCACGCTGGACCGCGCGGTGCTTGCTGCCGCGGATCTTGACCAGAAACTGCCGCCCAAGGACGTTGTCGACGCCTATATGGAAAAGGCCGGGTTGGGCCATCTTGAGAAAACAGTGACCGTCACCGAAGGGTTTGGCTCGAGAAAAGTGGCCGCAACCGCCAATGCCGTTGTTCCGACGCGTTTCATGAGATTCGGAAAAGTTACCGAACTGAATATGAAAGCGGCAAGCACCGCCATAGAATCCATCGGGTCCGTCGAAATCTCGTTGGTTCTGGACATGTCCGGGTCCATGTCACGGTCTTCGGCGACCGCCGGAAAATCGAAGATCGATGTGTTGAAGACTGCGGCGAAAGGTTTTGTCACGAAAATGCTTGAGGAATCGGGCGAAACGAAGATTTCGATGTCGATTGTTCCCTATGCCACTCAGGTCAATGCCGGGCAGGATATCCTGGACAAATTCACCAACGTGACCTCAGAGCACAACTATTCCCATTGCGTGAACTTTACGTCGGGACAATTTGGGTCTGCAACCCTTGATCCCACTACCTTTTTTCAGCGCACCGGACATTTCGATCCATGGCGCTACACGCAAGCAACTGTAAACGGCCGGACGACTGATGGCGAACCTCCTGCCTACCTTGTTTGCCCCGTTCGCACAGGCAGTGAGATTACAGCCGTCACCGACAACGTCCAATATCTGCACAATCGTATCGATGCCCTGACCGCAAGCGGCAACACATCCATTGATGTTGGCATGAAATGGGGCGTCGGTATGCTGGACCCTTCATTCAAGCCCGTGATTAACGCCTTGGCCACCGAAAACAAGGTGCCTGCCAAATTTGCCAATCGCCCGGAAGCTTACGACTCGGACGTGCTTAAGGTCGTGATCGTAATGACTGACGGAAAAAACACCTCGCAGTACATGTTGGACCCGTCGGTTCGCAGCGGACAGACAGACGTCTGGTTCAATCCAGAATTTGAACACGCGGACGGCAGTAAAGGTGAGTACAGTATTCGCTACTACCATGACCCGCAGGGGAACAATCCGGACCGGTGGGTTTGGATGCAACACACCGAAGAAAACGGCAACTACGTTACCGCAGAACATCCTTTCGGCAATCCACCGAATGAAAATCCGACAAATGAAGAAGTTGGAACTGCTACCCGTCTTTCGTATCCAGAACTGTTCAATCGGGCTTCGCTGTGGTGGAACGCCAAGAACAACTTCTACTGGCAAAGCAACCACGAGAATAACTGGTACTACAGCCTAAGGAAGTCAGTGGGATCGTCCACAAAGAACGCGCGCACGGCCAGTATCTGTGGCGCCGCCAAAGACAAGGGTGTCATCATCTATGGCATCGCTTTCGAGGCCCCCACCAGCGGCTTGAACACCATCAGGTCCTGCGCAAGCTCGGACAGCCATGTACACAATGTAGCTGGATTGGATCTGGACAAGGCGTTTACAGCGATTGCTTCGTCCATCCGCAAATTGAGGCTGACGCAATGA
- the glpX gene encoding class II fructose-bisphosphatase, translating into MSAAKTDFNDRLLSLGLARVAEQAALASAFLVGRGDEKAADQAAVNAMREQLNLLDIAGVVVIGEGERDEAPMLYIGEEVGTGNGPGVDIALDPLEGTTLTAKDMPNALTVIAMGPRGSMLHAPDVYMDKLAVGPGLPEGVVSLDMSPRERVEALAKAKNCKPADITVCILERPRHEAMIAEVRETGASIRLITDGDVAGVMHCAESEVTGIDMYMGQGGAPEGVLAAAALKCMGGQIFGRLLFRNDDERGRAAKAGITDLDRVYSRDEMVTADVIFAATGVTGGSLLPRIKREPGWVETTTLLMRSKTGSVRRMSYRTPTWPHDNA; encoded by the coding sequence ATGAGTGCTGCCAAAACCGATTTCAACGACCGCCTGCTGTCTCTGGGGCTGGCAAGGGTGGCGGAACAGGCTGCGCTGGCCTCGGCTTTTCTGGTGGGGCGAGGTGACGAGAAAGCCGCCGACCAGGCCGCCGTGAACGCAATGCGCGAACAGCTGAACCTGCTGGACATAGCTGGCGTCGTGGTGATCGGTGAAGGAGAACGCGACGAAGCTCCGATGCTTTATATCGGCGAAGAAGTCGGCACCGGAAACGGCCCCGGCGTGGACATCGCGCTGGACCCGCTGGAAGGCACAACGCTGACCGCAAAGGATATGCCCAACGCGCTGACCGTGATTGCCATGGGCCCGCGCGGCTCAATGCTGCATGCGCCCGACGTCTACATGGACAAGCTTGCCGTTGGTCCGGGCCTGCCCGAGGGCGTCGTCAGTCTGGACATGTCTCCACGCGAACGGGTGGAAGCCTTGGCAAAGGCCAAGAACTGCAAGCCTGCGGACATCACCGTCTGCATTCTGGAACGCCCGCGTCATGAAGCCATGATTGCCGAAGTGCGCGAAACCGGAGCATCGATCCGCCTGATCACCGATGGTGATGTGGCTGGCGTCATGCATTGCGCGGAAAGCGAAGTGACCGGTATCGATATGTATATGGGCCAGGGTGGCGCCCCCGAGGGGGTGTTGGCTGCTGCTGCGCTGAAATGCATGGGCGGACAGATCTTTGGTCGTCTGTTGTTCCGCAACGATGACGAACGAGGCCGTGCCGCCAAGGCAGGCATCACCGATCTGGACCGGGTCTATTCGCGGGACGAGATGGTGACTGCGGATGTGATCTTTGCCGCAACGGGTGTGACCGGCGGCTCTCTGTTGCCGCGCATCAAGCGCGAGCCGGGTTGGGTGGAAACCACGACGCTGCTGATGCGTTCAAAAACCGGGTCCGTACGCCGCATGTCGTATCGTACCCCCACGTGGCCGCATGATAACGCCTAA
- the dnaG gene encoding DNA primase — protein MSLPPGFLDELRTRLSLSQVVGRKVMWDQRKSNQGKGDMWAPCPFHHEKTASFHVDDQKGFYYCFGCHAKGDAISFVKETENVSFIEAVEILAREAGMPMPARDPKAQEKQDRRSQLADVMEQAVQFFRLQLKTAAGAEARDYLSRRGLDQSALDRWEIGFAPDGWQALWDHLRGKSIQEELILGAGLAKPSNKGKKPYDTFRNRIMYPIRDPRGRCIAFGGRAMDPNDNAKYLNSPETELFDKGRSLYNQGPARQAAGKGQPLIVAEGYMDVIALAEAGFGASVAPLGTAITEHQLQLLWRIADEPIIALDGDAAGLRAAMRAVDLALPLLEAGKSLRFALMPEGKDPDDLLRAEGAGAVKAVLEGAVPMVKLLWQRETEGKVFDSPERKAALDKALWDKIKLIRDPSIRQHYGQEIKDLRWQLFRPQRQPQNRQWKPRGKWQPPQTATPGARRSFLASSENADIQLREAAILAISILNPKVVVQFEQQLEEMECHNPDYAALRDAVLRHAIDDPDNLKDHIIASMGPDALENLLTLRHVAVIPCVSKPGDVEKAEMTLAEELAKIKALRGLDAEIAEAAEELSDLPDEALTYRLAQAAEERNRASRSQNEDRAVFDIADNGARINRDEKDAFAAIMSGIKFERKRR, from the coding sequence ATGTCACTGCCCCCCGGATTTCTGGATGAACTGCGTACCCGCCTGAGCCTGTCTCAGGTCGTCGGGCGCAAGGTGATGTGGGATCAGCGCAAATCCAATCAAGGCAAGGGTGACATGTGGGCGCCTTGCCCGTTTCATCACGAAAAGACAGCCTCATTCCATGTCGATGATCAGAAGGGGTTTTATTACTGCTTCGGCTGTCACGCCAAGGGCGACGCGATCAGCTTCGTGAAAGAGACTGAGAATGTTTCGTTCATCGAAGCGGTGGAAATCCTCGCCCGCGAGGCTGGCATGCCGATGCCTGCGCGCGATCCGAAAGCGCAGGAAAAGCAGGATCGCCGCAGTCAGCTTGCCGATGTGATGGAACAGGCCGTGCAGTTTTTTCGCTTGCAGCTCAAAACAGCGGCGGGCGCAGAGGCACGGGATTACCTGTCGCGCCGGGGTTTGGATCAAAGCGCGCTGGATCGGTGGGAGATCGGGTTTGCTCCTGACGGTTGGCAGGCGCTTTGGGATCACCTGCGCGGCAAGAGCATCCAAGAGGAGCTGATCCTTGGCGCCGGGCTGGCCAAGCCTTCAAACAAAGGCAAAAAACCCTATGACACTTTCCGCAATCGGATCATGTACCCGATCCGTGATCCGCGTGGGCGCTGCATTGCGTTCGGTGGCCGCGCGATGGACCCGAATGACAACGCGAAATACCTGAACTCGCCCGAGACCGAGTTGTTCGACAAGGGGCGCAGCCTTTACAATCAAGGTCCTGCGCGGCAGGCGGCGGGCAAGGGGCAGCCGCTGATCGTGGCCGAAGGGTATATGGACGTGATCGCGCTGGCCGAGGCGGGGTTTGGCGCGTCGGTTGCGCCTTTGGGAACGGCCATTACGGAACATCAGTTGCAACTGCTCTGGCGGATCGCGGATGAACCGATCATAGCGCTGGACGGGGATGCCGCGGGTCTGCGGGCGGCCATGCGGGCGGTTGATCTGGCACTGCCGCTGCTGGAGGCCGGAAAATCCCTGCGGTTTGCCTTGATGCCCGAAGGCAAGGACCCGGATGATCTGTTGCGCGCCGAAGGGGCAGGGGCCGTGAAGGCCGTTCTGGAAGGGGCCGTGCCGATGGTCAAACTGCTGTGGCAGCGCGAGACCGAAGGAAAGGTATTCGACAGCCCGGAACGCAAGGCTGCACTGGACAAGGCGCTGTGGGACAAGATCAAGCTGATCCGGGATCCCTCGATCCGCCAGCATTACGGTCAGGAAATCAAAGATCTGCGCTGGCAACTGTTCCGCCCACAACGACAACCACAAAATCGTCAGTGGAAACCGCGGGGAAAATGGCAGCCGCCGCAGACCGCGACGCCGGGCGCGCGCCGTTCGTTTCTGGCCTCATCGGAAAACGCGGATATCCAACTGCGTGAAGCCGCTATTCTGGCGATCTCAATTCTGAATCCCAAGGTTGTTGTCCAATTTGAGCAACAGTTGGAAGAAATGGAATGTCACAATCCTGACTATGCGGCATTGCGCGACGCTGTGCTGCGTCACGCGATCGATGATCCGGACAACCTGAAAGACCACATTATCGCATCAATGGGGCCGGACGCCCTTGAAAACCTGCTGACCCTTCGCCATGTGGCAGTCATCCCCTGTGTGTCCAAGCCAGGCGACGTTGAAAAGGCCGAGATGACACTGGCCGAGGAACTCGCAAAGATCAAAGCGCTCCGGGGGTTGGATGCCGAGATTGCCGAAGCGGCAGAGGAACTGTCCGATCTGCCCGATGAGGCGCTGACATACCGGCTGGCGCAAGCCGCCGAAGAGCGCAACCGCGCGAGTCGAAGCCAGAACGAAGATAGGGCCGTTTTCGACATTGCTGACAATGGGGCGCGAATCAATCGTGACGAGAAAGACGCGTTTGCGGCGATCATGTCTGGCATCAAATTCGAGCGGAAACGCCGATAG
- a CDS encoding homoserine dehydrogenase, which yields MTQALRLGIAGLGTVGVGVVKIVRRHADLLKARTGRSIEIVAVSARDPNKDRCVNLSDYAWETDPVALAKRDDIDVYVELMGGENGPAKASVEAALASGKDVVTANKALLAIHGQELAEQAEAAGRVIRFEAAVAGGIPVIKSLTEGLAGNEITRVMGVMNGTCNYILTRMQSQRQGYNALFDECAELGYLEADPNLDVGGIDAAHKLALLASIAFGTKPNFDGIEIEGIQQISLDDIDQAEDMGFRIKLLGVAQRTARGLEQRMQPCLVPSDSPLGQLEGGTNMVVIEGDAVEQVVLRGPGAGEGPTASAVMGDVCDLARGLQIPTFGRPAKTLEAAAPAVTGLPAPYYLRLGLLDKPGALAKVAAILGDAGVSIDRMRQYAHAESTAPVLIVTHKTTRAALDVALDGFRETDVVAGAPVALRIEEV from the coding sequence ATGACACAGGCACTGCGGCTGGGAATTGCGGGCTTGGGAACTGTCGGCGTGGGTGTCGTCAAGATTGTCCGCCGCCATGCAGATTTGCTGAAGGCGCGCACGGGCCGGTCGATTGAAATCGTGGCCGTATCTGCGCGGGATCCAAACAAGGACCGTTGCGTGAACCTGTCGGATTATGCGTGGGAAACCGACCCGGTTGCGCTGGCAAAACGCGACGATATCGATGTCTATGTCGAACTGATGGGCGGAGAAAACGGCCCTGCCAAAGCCTCGGTCGAAGCCGCGCTGGCCAGCGGCAAAGACGTCGTGACTGCCAACAAGGCATTGCTGGCCATTCACGGGCAGGAATTGGCCGAACAGGCCGAAGCCGCAGGTCGCGTCATCCGGTTTGAGGCCGCGGTCGCGGGCGGTATCCCCGTAATCAAATCCCTGACCGAAGGACTGGCCGGAAACGAGATCACGCGCGTGATGGGCGTGATGAATGGCACCTGCAACTACATTCTGACCCGGATGCAATCGCAGCGTCAGGGCTACAACGCTCTGTTCGACGAATGCGCCGAACTTGGGTATCTTGAGGCCGACCCCAATCTGGATGTCGGTGGCATCGACGCCGCGCACAAACTGGCTTTGCTGGCCTCGATCGCTTTTGGCACCAAGCCCAATTTCGACGGGATTGAGATCGAAGGCATTCAGCAAATCAGCCTCGACGATATCGACCAGGCCGAGGATATGGGCTTTCGCATCAAGCTGCTGGGCGTGGCACAGCGCACCGCGCGCGGGCTGGAGCAACGCATGCAGCCTTGCCTTGTGCCCAGCGACTCGCCGCTGGGTCAATTGGAAGGCGGCACCAACATGGTGGTGATCGAAGGCGACGCGGTGGAACAGGTTGTTCTGCGCGGCCCCGGCGCAGGCGAAGGCCCGACCGCCAGCGCCGTGATGGGCGACGTCTGCGATCTGGCACGCGGGCTGCAAATCCCGACCTTTGGCCGACCGGCCAAAACGCTTGAGGCCGCGGCCCCCGCCGTCACGGGCCTGCCGGCGCCTTATTATCTGCGGCTGGGCCTGCTGGACAAACCGGGCGCCCTGGCCAAGGTTGCAGCCATTCTGGGCGATGCCGGCGTTTCCATAGACAGGATGCGCCAGTATGCCCATGCCGAAAGCACGGCGCCTGTGTTGATCGTTACCCACAAAACCACCCGCGCCGCGCTGGACGTTGCGCTGGACGGTTTCCGGGAAACGGATGTGGTCGCCGGTGCCCCCGTCGCATTGCGGATTGAAGAGGTTTGA
- a CDS encoding TetR/AcrR family transcriptional regulator, with protein MARTQGSHSDITGPRIRKAALNLFARHGYAAVSMRQIAKEVGVQAGALYNYTPDKQSLLYRLMREHMQDLLSALNALERCDDCQQALRRFVGFHIRFHLQRPDEVFIAYMELRNLSPEYFAEIEDLRRQYENALEDILHSGQQAGQFAIPDTKIATLAVIAMLNGVMTWYRSGGRLSLDEVEQIYWNMVHKAVTA; from the coding sequence ATGGCACGTACTCAAGGCTCCCACTCTGATATCACAGGTCCGCGCATCCGAAAGGCGGCCCTGAACCTGTTTGCCCGCCACGGCTATGCGGCGGTTTCGATGCGGCAGATCGCGAAAGAGGTCGGCGTTCAGGCAGGGGCTTTGTACAATTACACGCCGGACAAGCAGAGTTTGCTGTACCGGTTGATGCGGGAACATATGCAGGATCTGCTTTCAGCGCTCAATGCGCTGGAGCGCTGCGATGACTGCCAGCAAGCGTTGCGCCGATTTGTCGGTTTTCACATTCGTTTCCACCTGCAACGCCCTGACGAGGTGTTCATCGCCTATATGGAGCTGCGCAACCTCTCACCCGAATACTTCGCCGAAATCGAAGATCTTCGGCGTCAGTACGAAAACGCGTTGGAAGACATCCTTCACTCTGGCCAGCAGGCTGGTCAGTTTGCGATACCGGACACCAAGATCGCCACGCTGGCGGTGATTGCCATGTTGAACGGTGTGATGACCTGGTACAGGTCCGGAGGGCGGCTGTCACTGGACGAGGTCGAACAGATTTATTGGAACATGGTGCATAAGGCGGTGACGGCCTGA
- a CDS encoding pirin family protein, translating into MSLRPTLETRRATPTMEGAGVKLHRAFGFQDPSELDPFLLFDDFRNERPQDYQAGFPWHPHRGIETITYVLAGSVEHSDSLGNTGTLGAGDVQWMTAGSGILHQEMPQGNSSGQMHGFQLWGNLPSDQKMTAPRYQDVQSKDIPEVTDDDGTTVRVIVGEFWGKTGPVDGIAADPQYLDISVPAGVKKTFRIDTYRRAFAYVFQGQAAFADASRPSGVLLEKEVAGQEVNIRDMSGDRTLVRFGTGDEITVQAGPEGVRFLLISGAPINEPVAWHGPIVMNTRAELEQAFRDLRNGTFIRPAH; encoded by the coding sequence ATGTCCCTTAGACCCACACTGGAAACACGCAGGGCAACCCCGACGATGGAAGGGGCTGGCGTGAAACTTCACCGCGCGTTCGGGTTTCAGGACCCGTCCGAACTTGATCCTTTCCTGCTGTTCGACGACTTCAGGAACGAACGCCCGCAGGACTATCAGGCCGGTTTTCCCTGGCATCCGCATCGCGGGATCGAGACGATCACCTATGTTCTGGCCGGATCGGTCGAGCATTCGGATTCGCTGGGCAACACCGGCACTCTGGGCGCCGGTGACGTGCAGTGGATGACAGCGGGGTCCGGTATCCTGCATCAGGAGATGCCGCAGGGAAACTCCTCGGGGCAGATGCACGGATTTCAGCTTTGGGGCAACCTGCCCTCGGATCAGAAGATGACTGCCCCGCGCTATCAGGATGTTCAAAGCAAGGACATCCCCGAGGTCACTGATGACGACGGCACCACCGTTCGGGTGATTGTCGGAGAGTTCTGGGGCAAAACCGGCCCCGTGGACGGCATTGCGGCAGACCCGCAGTACCTGGACATCTCGGTCCCCGCAGGTGTGAAAAAGACGTTCCGCATCGACACTTACCGCCGAGCCTTCGCCTATGTCTTTCAAGGTCAGGCCGCCTTTGCAGATGCATCACGCCCGTCCGGTGTGCTGTTGGAGAAAGAGGTTGCCGGGCAAGAGGTGAATATCCGGGATATGTCGGGTGACCGCACGCTTGTCCGTTTCGGAACGGGGGACGAAATCACCGTTCAGGCTGGCCCCGAAGGCGTGCGGTTTCTGCTGATCTCGGGGGCTCCGATCAATGAACCCGTCGCATGGCACGGGCCCATTGTGATGAACACGCGGGCCGAACTTGAACAAGCCTTTCGGGACCTGCGCAACGGGACCTTCATTCGCCCTGCGCACTGA